The region tcaaaacgtaactggtaactaggtaaaggattgttcagataaaatttgatgacctcacctgcgctagaaccactttttaaaattttctttatatgtcttacatttctctggcaaaatttttctttccgccgactaaaatttcctgggaaaattaccgagaaatttatggaaagtctaaaacaagcaaacggaaaagttaaagctcaggtacgtgtggccccttaaatttgtcagtagaactctttgtagcgtagctttagttttagaacagccactttacgaaaattatttgacactagattctcatacaaacactgtaatttctcacgcgctttccttcatgtcaagaccgtgatacgatcattggttcaacagagagtatggaaaggaaaaaatcaaaactcactgatgcttctgtccgctaaaatacggtgtgtccactaactatagggtccgcttaataaaggttttactgtaatcagatatcttgctcattaatctgacactgatctgaaaacgactcgtcgagtgtggtcaacctGCGTACGggtgtggacaaaatttcaaacaaaaagacgaatcaaaatacgcaccatttagctcacttgtggcacttaccattagaaagggtagctccatttccagctgggcctttgcaacaactgcaaaattttgggctttcccgtcaatcttttccagtcgaaacaactttaaatcgaagccagcaagtccgaacttttccgcttgctgtttgatttccatgaattctatcaaatgtttggaaggctatctccattgaattatgcttttcaatgtcgaacggtacacgacctctgtgccgttcgaatgccgatccttcattatcgcaataaaagctgagaataaccttcaccaagccactcgacgccatcacgaagatcaaggtcaaagctccctggtgcctggtacgaccctctggcgcctttcgcatataataaacaattattggatgaggttgagcatgatatcatgaattatcaaaaccgaggtctgtgttatctgcccgaagccgaaggctgaggcagataacacagacacgaggttttgataattcatgatatcatgcgaaaaccgaattcaataattgttttattatacatttttcacataattcatcctcagaaacagaagcgaagcgttcagccattttgtttctgaggagaacactccaaggggcttagtaaccaggcagacgttgaacttgacatcataaatgtattatctgcagcagatattacatttatcatgtcaagttcacactCACTCACGCAATCCTCGGAGCCCCGCTGGGGGAGCATAAGGAACCGACAAACTTCTTCCATTTAGACCGGTCCTGGGCCAGCCACCGCAGCTCGTTCCACGTCTTTCCAGCTTTTTTTATCTCGTCCTCGATTGTCCTCCCCCAAGTGCCGAGTGGTCTACCCCGGTGCCTCTTCCCAGGGGGCGCCCAAGACAGCGCCTCGAGCGGGTGCCGGCCTTTCTTCATGCGAAGGACATGGCCAAACCACGTCCACCGTCTTCTTTTCACCTCCAGAACGATGTTATTCACCCCTGTGCGCCTCCAGATCTCCTCATTGCACACCTTTTCTTGCCACCTAACTTTCAATATTCTCCGTAAGCATCTCCCTTCGAAGCCCCGAAGTTTGCTCTCCAACTTCTTGTTGGTTCTCCTCGTCTCTGAGGCGTAGAGAAGAGTTGAACGTACGTTGGACCGGACTGTCCAACGTCCAACCTCAAGTTCACaggctattgtgaattgattgaatgctctcgaccaatcagatttttcattgtgagtctgatgtataataatatcagttaatatgttacctggtcacgcagcgggacaggtaaaacacacgaaatagctttgctgttaggaaaaacctttgttgattttattaaaaacaacaatcgtatttagtataattaatagaatatcacttaacagttaacttttcatttatcagttaactactaattttttggtcaaatatcagttaactactatttttttggccaattgtcagttaactgttcaCCCTATTAGCACCCTCTTTGGGGAATATCTGTTTTGAAAGGTAAGGTTGCGAATTTTAAATTTCTCATTCACGCTAGTTGTCTGGTTTACCTAGTatatagttgtttcagtgtagtgtttctttgtgcagtgtattcaatttgaataataaaaatgttaacgcaCTCGTTGCTCGTGAATTATCGGAATTTACCTGCACtcgttcactaacaatgaactcgaaattttcaataccgCACGAGGCCGCCGAGTGCGGTATTgaaatttctcgttcattgttagtgaactcGTGCAGGTAAATCCCGATAATTCACTCGCCGAGTGCGTTAACCTGTAAATAATTCTTTAATTAAACCATTAACATTGTATTGTAGTGTAGTTGTTGCAGCCATGATAATATAAGATTTCCAAGCTGCAAAAACGCAGTGCCCGTATAATTCTTGACGCTCAAAACCGCCATAGTAGCGTTGATTTATTTAATACCTAAGGATTGGTGCTATATTATATAGAAGTCTGACATCAAAAGATGCTTGTTGCCCTATAAAAGAATTATGGGTGCTTGCACAGATTACATAAATGAACTTCTGGAACTAAACAGCAGTCAGCATAGTAGAAATACATAGGGCCCCAACATTAACATTTTGCCAAGAGGGTTCAATGGAATGCAAGAAGGCGGTCGCACGTTCTCTGTAACAACCTCAAAATGTTGGAATCATCTTCCTCCTAGGATACGTACCTCATCCTCAGTAAATACTTTAAAGAATGCTTTATGTAAAAATCTTAAATTAAGTCAGATTAAAGATTTTATCCCTTTTTAAGTCATCATTCTTAGACCCTAGCTGTAATTACAGGTAACTTCGGCAATTTGTATGTAAGTTCAAGACGATTAGTTTTTACAATGTAATTTAGCATGAAATGTTCAATTTAACTTGTGATATATTTTTAATCTTACaaggccacaagtttattagttcTTTTACTATCATgtgttaccctctttaaataaagtttgattgattgattaatccGATAAGAAGATTATGTCAGGAAGGAAGAGCTGCGTGAAAGAGTAAATAGATGTAGCAGCTAACAAACGGTAAGTCAAGTCCAGTCGATGGAAAATGATTGGGTTTAAACAGAGGCAGGCAGGAACAGGGTGCAGAGGAGTTTTGTTGGATGGCCCAAGTCTCACCTCGTGAATGTGTTTACTTTGTACAATAAAGATTTCAAAAATGAAATCCTCCTGAATTGCGAATGGTTTTTACTTCCATATCCTTTTATATCCCCAGATCTTGTCTCTTCTCTCAAATTCCTCTTGCACTGTTTCCTCCATCTTTATTGCATATACCGCAGCCCAAAGTACTGTGGCAACGGAAGTATGACTTAACAGTGAAAGAAGAGGAAAGGGAGGAAACCGATTTAGGCTCAAATTTTCGATTCTTTGTAACTAACAAGAAACTCAATTAAAAGGcctcatttttcgtaaactatATGCCTAGGAATTTTCACTCTAAACCAAGCAAGAAGTCCATTGAAACGGTCGGAAAACTAACATTTGCTGTAAAGGAGATTTACAGCGTTTTCGTTCAATGTGCACCGCAATAACTGGTGACGGAAATGACATAAGCCAAGAAATCTGTGCACGACCGGAAGGCTTTCGATTGAGATGGCAAAAGAAATACATGTGCAGTAAATCATGTTTCCCGGAAACGAGGATCAAATTCGCGTAATTTGCTATCGAAGGTACTTGCTTTAATTTCATACGTGATTCACAAAATTCCGACAAGAAGCCCCGGGgcttataattttttaaaggCCTTTTAGAGGGGCTAATTTTTGGAGAGGCTTATATTCGGAGGTGCTTTTCTACGAAAGGAAATTTGCGTTTccaaatcatttatttttttttgttttgttttactttgtatttgagggcaattttcTAAGTTCAAGCAACCGGGGGCTTATGTTGAGGGGGCGATTTAACGTAGGAATTTTTTTGTTACAGCTTTGGGaggcttatatttggaggggctcATACATGCaggggcttattttcggaattttacggcaTTCGCTTCAGTCTATTCTCTCTATTCTTCATGTGATCTGTCTCGTGAACCTCGAGGAACCGTtacttagggacggaccattagaaaagtgatggggggggggggggtgggggattttcagcttgtacgaattttttttttcgcgcactgcttgtgaaggaattttttttccaggtgaaaccccctgcacgaattttttttttagacaaatattgctttttttaacagtgaaatcttgattcagtatctatgtttttgtgagactacagagttacgcaagcaacacatcaaaaacctctcagacacacaattgactgcagagcagatcaatttactctctcgaggttcgaaattcattccaacacctgtcatgaaagaaaaccagataaggcgccagctaatttcagacttcaaccaatttgccagaaggatgcgccttcaatatatctaacatgaccaaaatactgaacaacatccatttcacgtgaaatccagttggattccatcgattcaacggtcagttgctcttgaaacttacttagaagaagtcaaaataaagcttgcggaactccactggttaaacctaaaaataatctgccacccggcgaggaacgagctctcaaggagcttattaacaacaaagaaattattctcaaaaaataagataaaggcacaacaaccgtcgttatgaacagagaaaacaaaattactgagggacagatacaactggatgatagaaataactatcagccactagacaaaccaatggttggagatacattccagcgagttaaacacctcattaactcccttcgtcaagcagggtgcatagatgaaatgacggctaaatggtttaaccaaacaccagatccggctcgaattccagtgttctataccctcacgaaaattcacaaactgacattagtcggaagacctatcatatctgggtgtgatggcctaacagaacgcctatcatcattccccagcggcgtagacaaagtacttcagccaatagcacaaataaagaatcgtatcttaaagatacgacacatttcataaggtttattgagagcactagggtgccaaaaaacgcttttctagtctcaatggatgtcactagcatgtacacgaatatcccacaggaggaagaaatcactatagtgtgcaacgcatacgaaaacgtttatagcgttaacaaaccactaccgtggaaaaggttcatttacgcggtattttgcttgtgggatacaaacaaagaagaaatagagcatttcattgagcaagcaaattcgtaccaccctaccataaagtttaccgctgaagtctcacagttagcaacaactttcttggacacaacagactataagggagagagattcgagaaagaaccgattctcgacgtgcgcacacattacaaacctactgaaacacttcatcacacaaactacaacagttgccacccagcaggcgttaaaaaaggcttcgttaaagaagaagctcttaggctcctgaggacaaactcttctaaagtaatgtttgaggagaacattaaaaactttagaacacgcctgacatcgagaggttatcccaataacctggtggaaaaaatcctctccgaagttaaattcgcagaaagaaagaacgctcttacacaaaaaacagaaagcgcacaagaaaattctaccctttgtgacacaatttcatccatcactgccatgtttcaAAAATactctaacggaaaaatggcatttaatacaaaaccagccgctactaagagagatatacaaggaacctcccttgatctcttatagaaaagggaaatcgcttaaagacatgcttgttttaagcaaaactataaaggcttttatcaacacaatgggcacacaactttagtcgtgcaggtctgtcaaccccattttaacatgctattgtagtgtgaattaatttgtcacctttaatttgtcatttcattcagtgtgaggaaaacacctcagtacactagatgtctatttattaataataatatagcagggcctggggtaaggccccaagaatattttgaataaaaattatttttagcagacactggcaaatattatataattattaaataaaagtcacaattcttgggtttcactcacgtgatcaacagccatgtttctcaacgaaaacaaaagaagacgttagcataataatagctgtcaattcccggaggattggatcgggacaccaacatggccgccatttcattgtttggggacaccaacatggcggccgagacgtcatgtaaaatccaagaattggaccttccttctgcatgaattttttttctttaccttcttctttgcgcgaattttttttcttggcattttcccttgcataaatttttttttgtttttttccccacccccccccccccatcacttttctaatggtccgtcccttattTGAACAATTGCTAAATTACTAATAATTGAACTAAATTGAAATTAGGAACAAATAATAAGTTACAATAAACCATTACCGATTTGAAATTTAAATTAGTAAAGATTTATTGCTCCGGCCACTGTGCACTTCCGTCACCAGTTATTGCGGCTCACATCGAACTGGTCACGTGATGCTTATTTTCTCCCTTTCCTTTTCGCTTACTTGGCACTTCGTGCCTTGGGCTTGTTCGTTCCCCCTCGGGCAAAGATGGTTGACCGTAAAATAATGATGGCGAAAACCGTGCAAGAAGCGTTCGAGAGAGACAAGATCGGGGAATATAGAAGGATATGGAGGATTTCAGCTGTGCAATCTTTATTGtacaaaataaacacattttgGAATAAACTCGAGGTGAGACTTTGTCGTGTACTATCCAACAAAACTCCTCTGCACCCTGTGAGGTAGGAGTGACGGCCAGGGCACCTCAGTAGGggggaagaagaagaggaagagggGAAGACCGAAAACAACATTGAGGAGACAGCGGAGGAGGAGAGAGGGAAATGCTGAATGTGGGTCTTTCTATGAGGTGCGAGTTGAGGGGTTGAGGTCCCTGACAGGGAGAGGGACCTGACAGGGAATAGGCGCGCGAAGGTTAGGTGGAGGTAACACGTTTGATTTAATTTCCTTGGAAGGAAGAAAGCGTTTAGACTGTTGGAGGAAGATTAAGCTTGTACTTTTGAACAGAGATAAGAAAGGCATTGAACGACAGAATTGTAAAAGCAATGAGTAAGTAGAAGTTTCCCGTTATATCTATTTTTCTTAATTATTCGAGAAAACATTGGTTTGTTGGAAAGGGCCACAAAATGTAAACTTCACTAACTGAGAGGCGGTCAAGCTTTTTAACACTGTGCTTTTTCCAAATAAATTTTATTCTGGTATTCCCAAGAGCTCAGGTGTAGTAGAGACATCCGATCGTTGTTGGTTGATAGCCAAATACCTAACTGTATGGCTTTCACTTTGTTCCCAACCGATTTTAAATCTCTTTTGTAGGACAAAATTTTTCTCCCCTGTTAGAAGAAGTGCCAAATCATAATGCCTCTGGTTTTTGTTAAGCCTGAGGCCAGATATAGAACTACCGTTATCTAAATAATGTACAGCTCATGTAAAAGACTTCTTTAAACCATCTTATATGAGAGTGGTATCACCACCATACTGGctaattttgattttatttgagtGCACAAGTATGTCTTTAAAAAATTCGAAGTGTggaaatatgagaaaaaacaatattttaaaggAAACTAGTGAATTAATAGGTTTTAAAGAACATTCTGAGACCGAACTTGCTAACATTATCATAAAAAGGATTTAGAAGAATATTTGACATCATTTAACTCATTTTTTGATATTGATGGAAAGATATTTAGGATATTTAAGATATTTAGGATATTGATGAAAGATATTTAGGAATCTTCTATGTGTATTGAAGTCATCGcttttttttggaattaaaaaaaactacaaCATATTATTATATTAGTACTATTTCTTTTGTCAAGCACTTGTATCAGAGGTTAAAGTTTTGAGGTCCTAAACGGTAACTCCATTAATAGAGCTGATAAACATTGATCAACGTGACTTCATTTCAAAAAAGGAGCTCCTTAAATTATATTAACGTTTTACTCAACGAAGTGGCTCGAAATCAGTATTGATCAGGTGTACTATAAAATCTTAAAGGAAAGCAATGATTTCAAATAATGAAACCACATATTTGACCTAACAATCTGGGACGTCTCGCTTGGAAGCAGGAGACAACAAGTAGCCAAAGTTTCCAAGCAGGGTCAACTCCCTTTAGAGATCATTCCCAAAGCACCGACTACAACTGAGACAACACAGACGTTTCTCATATTCCACAGACTCCCGAATTCGTCCTTTGTAACTTGGCAACTGGTGTTGCTCCATTTTTTCAGCTCTCTCTGCTTGACCCGAGTGTCTCCAGGAATTGCTATGTCTACTATCTTGACCTGTCTGGTTTCCTTATCAACAAACACGATATCCGGCCTTCTAGCCACAATCGCCGGTTTTCTCCCATTTAAACTATTCCGGCTCTACAACTTCACTTACTTGTAAATGTCCGTGAACCTTCATCATTTCAAGCATCTCTTCAGTGGTACTGTTTATATTCCAAGCAAGACTGTTTCCTTCAGCCCCAACACAGCTCTCAACACTTGTAAGTCCTCTTCCACCTTCCTTCCTGCTTACATAAAGCCTTGAAACGTCGCTCTTAGGGTTAAATTCTTTGTTCATAGTCAATAACTTGCGGGTGCGCTGATCCAAGCTGTTCAGTTCGCCTTTCTCTGCGCAATAAAACCACCACCATATCTCATAAGTGACGTTGCCCAAGTGATTATCACTTTGATCGTATTGCGACCATTAAGTCTGGACTGCAGCACGAACACTAACACATTAACACTAACTCACCACACTTCTGGATTGCGAAATCCATGCCAATGCCCTTACCTATTGCATGTACTGTTCGCAGGAGGCTCTCAATGTCTTCCTCGTCTTTAGCAAACATATTCAAGTCCTTCATAAACAACAAATTGTTTACTTTAATGTTTCCATTTGTGTACCCTGTCTTTATTCGCTCAAGGACTCTAAACAATGGAATCATGCAAATAACGAAAATCAGGGGAGAAAAGCTATCGCTCTGGAATATTCCTCTTTTAATGTTGACTTCGCCTAGTGGCTGACCACACGCTGGTAGCTCGGTCCTCCATGTACTCATTGAGCCTTGAATAAACTTGACTACGTTTTCAGACAGGTTGACAAGTATGAGGCATTCTATAATCCACGAATGAGAAACCATGTCATAGGCCTTCTTGTAGTCCACCCTGACATTCTTATGCTTCCTTCACCTGTCAGGATGGCCTTTCCGACGAGAGGTTGTACCTAGCTTGGTACCTCAACCCCTACGTCTCCAACCCTTCTGTTCATTTGGCAACAACCCATTAGCTTCCAAATAGCCATAGATGCTGTTCGATATGATGCCTGTCATCAACTTTCAAATCAATGGGAGGCAAGATATTGGTCTGAATTTTTCAACCTCGTTGCCTTTGCTTGGGTCTTTTTGACATAGCACCGTCCTCCCTTTAGTCATTCAGTCTGACACTTCCTGTCCGTATGTCAACACCCGATCCATTCGTTTAGCAATATGACGACTATGTAAATATGTCAGATTCTTAAGCCAAAAGCCCTGAACTCCATCATGTCCCGAAGTTTTCCAGTTTGGAACCTTTCTGCGCTGCTCTTTGACCAGCTGCTCAGTTATCCTTAGGTCATCTTGTTGAAAGCCCCCCTTTATCTACTTTGAGCATCATTAACCACACAGCCTCGGTAACGTGGATTTTTTCTACCGACCAAATACTTGACCAGAACTCTTTGCTCCCTTCAGCTTCAGGTACTGCATTTTCTGTTCTCTCATTCCCAATCAATTCCTGATACACTCTTTTCTGGTCCTGAACAAACAAACTCTTAAACCTGAATTGCTCAATCTTATGCTCAATTCTCTTCAATTTGTAGACCTTAGCTTTCAGTCTTTTTTTTAGTTCCTCAATAACTACTTTAAGTCCTTTTCTGTTGACCTTGTACGTTTGCTCAATGTCAGTACATCTGCGTTCAGTTTGCTTGCCACTAGACTTCCCTCAAAGACGTTAACGTGTTTCCTAAGTTCATCGAGAGATTTTTCCAACCTTCTTTTCCACAAAGGTTCCTTGTTCCTCTTCTGCGCATAACCAGCTGCTCTCAACCCTAATTTCCTCGCAACAAAGGTTGACACTGACTGCAGTAACTAGGTCATTATCGCAGCGTCAGcgtcattattatcattatcattatcattatcattatcattatcattatcattatcagtatcatcattattactattattactattattatcaataaagaTTTGGTAATTGAAAGACAGGcaaaaattaacgataaaaaccgacgtttcggtgtcttcatgacgccattgtcaaggagaaatgtattttccgctggtattccaagtaattagttgtggttgtttcatttcacacctGCCGCACCCACTATTGTGCATTCTATTTTGCATGTATGTCAGGATTGGCCAGTTATTAGTATTTATACCCTCCGCTGTCTCTTGAGTACCATTCACGCTTGCGGTTCCATAcagtttattcatctttctgCTTTAAGCCCTTCTATTCGTGTGATGCCCAAAGACCAGATTCAGAGCGAAGGTTCGTCCGTTTCGGCCGAAGTAGGCCAAACGTCTTCAGGTGACAGTGGAGGCAGCTCAGCAGCCGTTGATCAAGTCTTTTCCATGTTCAAAgattttcttgagaaaaaattagaagacaaaggaaagcaaatTGAGCATAGGAGTAAGTTAGATAAAGAAGTTGTGCAGCTAAAATTCAAAGGGAATCAGAGACAATTTGAGCTTAATGCCGAGCTGGATACCATTTTCGAAAGTATTGAAACTGAGAGTGAAAGCATCGAGCCAAGTTTGTCGCAAATCAAGAAACTTTCTCAAGAAGGCAGGCAACGTATTCGAAAGCGTCAGAAGCTGATAAAAATCGCTGATAAAAGCAAGGACGGTTGGCAGGTCGTGGCCGAGTACGAGTCAGACGAACTTGCATCCGGCTCCGAAGATGAAAAACGTCTTAAGAAGGCAAGGGAAGCTGCGAGTCGCAAGAGACGCCAAAAAGAACAACTCTCCAGTGATCGTGGAAAGAAACCAAGAATTGCTTTGGGCGCTGATAATCAGCTTTTTCGTGGTAAGATAAAGAGCCGCCTCCTTTTACTTTATATGTTCATGTGTTTTGGATCCGTTTGCGCATCCTACCATATTTCTGgtggtatttgtttgtattacgggaatttaagggtaaaatgatttacgttcgtttgagcgaagcgaattagaacgtaaatgtattttccgctggtattccaagtaattagttgtggttgtttcatttcacacctGCCGCACCCACTATTGTGCATTCTGTTTTGCATGTATGTCAGGATTGGCCAGTTATTAGTATTTATACCCTCAGCTGTCTCTTGAGTACCATTCACGCTTGCGGTTCCATAcagtttattcatctttctgctttccccccccccccccccccccccctccccacctcCCGTTTGCTACAGGTTTCGCCGTTGCCTTTATCTTTCAGGCCGTAGAGACACTTCTGGCGACTTCTTCCGCTGTTTCAAATGCGGCAAATTTGGACACTGGGCTAAGGACTGCCGTTCCTTGTCCTGGCAGGGAAGTTACCAGCCCTTTAGCTACAATTCTTTCCCTGGATTCTCCTACAACAAGCCAACCTCAGGCCAATCAGCTCAACCAAAGCAATGATGATGCCTTGGCGCAGGTACAGACGCAGGTACAGAATTACGAACTTGAAAGCGGACATTCATCACGTGTTAAGGGTAATCTGAAgaataatttagttttctgGAGATCTATAGGTGCTCCGGATTTCATTTTGTCTATTATTGAAAATGGCTACAGACTGCCATTCAGTATATTGCCGTTGGccgtaaaactgaaaaataataagTCGGCtcgaatttatgctgattttgTGGATCAAGCTGTTCTTGAGCTTCTTAATTCAGACCGGGTGCGTATGGTTAATGAGCAGCCTTTTGTTGTGAATCCTTTGTCAGTTTCTGTACAACCATGCGGTAAGAAGAGGTTAATTCTCGATTTGCGCCATGTCAATAAGtcattaattaagcaaagtgTTAAGTATGAGGACTGGAAAATTGCTATGTCTTATTTTGTGAAGGACGGGTTCatgttttccttcgatttaaaAAGTGGTTATCATCATGTTGACATTGCACAAGAGCACCAAACTTTTCTGGGGTTTTCATGGCGTGCGCCCGATTccattaaggaaatattttatgtttttactgTGCTCCCATTCGGTCTGTCCTCTGCCCCTTGGGTTTTCACTAAGGTTTTGAAGCCTTTAGAAAAGTATTGGAGAGTACAGGGTCTTTGTATTGCCATCTTCCTGGATGATGGTTGGGCGATTGTTCAGGATAGAGAAAGTTGTCGCATTAAGGCCGGGGCTGTAAGGGCGGATTTGTACAACGCAggttttgttgtcaatg is a window of Montipora foliosa isolate CH-2021 chromosome 5, ASM3666993v2, whole genome shotgun sequence DNA encoding:
- the LOC138002653 gene encoding uncharacterized protein; the protein is MVSHSWIIECLILVNLSENVVKFIQGSMSTWRTELPACGQPLGEVNIKRGIFQSDSFSPLIFVICMIPLFRVLERIKTGYTNGNIKVNNLLFMKDLNMFAKDEEDIESLLRTVHAIGKGIGMDFAIQKCEKGELNSLDQRTRKLLTMNKEFNPKSDVSRLYVSRKEGGRGLTSVESCVGAEGNSLAWNINSTTEEMLEMMKVHGHLQTHNEKSDWSRAFNQFTIACELEVGRWTVRSNVRSTLLYASETRRTNKKLESKLRGFEGRCLRRILKVRWQEKVCNEEIWRRTGVNNIVLEVKRRRWTWFGHVLRMKKGRHPLEALSWAPPGKRHRGRPLGTWGRTIEDEIKKAGKTWNELRWLAQDRSKWKKFVGSLCSPSGAPRIA